In the Hordeum vulgare subsp. vulgare chromosome 7H, MorexV3_pseudomolecules_assembly, whole genome shotgun sequence genome, one interval contains:
- the LOC123413606 gene encoding crooked neck-like protein 1 has translation MALTTRGGGGADQAQPPPAPDASLGFLTKRDTEVKLPRATRVKNKTPAGVQITAEQILREARERQEPEIRPPKQKITDVHELADYRLRERKRFEDLIRRVRWSVSAWVKYAKWEEGQKDFARARSVYERALDVAHRDHTLWLKYAEFEMRNRYVNHARNVWDRAVSLLPRIDQLWYKYIHMEELLGAVANARQVFERWMGWRPDIAGWNSYIKFELRYGEVERARAIYERFVAEHPRPDTFIRYAKFEMKRGEVERARRVYERAADLLVDDEDAEVLFVAFAEFEEKCREVERARAIYKYALDRVPKGRAEDLYRKFLAFEKQFGDREGIEDAIVGKRRFQYEDEVRKNPLNYDSWFDYIRLEESVGNKDRIRDVYERSIANVPPAEEKRYWQRYIYLWINYALYEELDAQDMERTREVYRECLKLIPHKKFTFAKLWLMAAQFEIRQKNIKAARQILGNAIGMAPKGKIFKKYIEIELYLGNFDRCRTLYEKYIEWSPANCYAWRKYAELEKNLSETDRARSIYELAIAQPALDTPEVLWKEYLQFEIDEDEFDRARELYERLLDRTKHLKVWISFAEFEASAGLGEDDGSEENKNDAGYQEQQTERVRRCRAVFERAFDYFRTNAAELKEERAMLLEEWLKKELSFGDLGDVTLVQKKAPRKVKRKRPLPTDDGSNIAFEEYIDYIFPDEVTLAPNLKILEAAYKWKKQKANDTQDD, from the exons ATGGCGCTCACcacccgcggcggcggcggcgccgacCAGGCGCAGCCTCCGCCGGCTCCCGACGCGAGCCTCGGCTTCCTCACGAAGCGCGACACGGAGGTCAAGCTCCCCCGCGCGACGCGGGTGAAGAACAAGACGCCCGCGGGGGTCCAGATTACCGCCGAGCAGATCCTCCGTGAGGCCCGGGAGCGGCAGGAGCCTGAGATCCGCCCGCCCAAGCAGAAAATTACTGACGTCCACGAGCTCGCCGACTACCGGCTGCGCGAGCGCAAGAGGTTCGAGGACCTCATTCGCCGCGTCCGCTGGAGCGTCTCCGCGTGGGTCAAGTATGCCAAGTGGGAGGAGGGGCAGAAGGACTTCGCCAGGGCTCGCTCCGTCTACGAGCGCGCCCTGGACGTCGCCCACCGCGACCACACCCTGTGGCTCAAGTATGCCGAGTTCGAGATGCGCAACCGCTATGTCAACCATGCCAGGAACGTCTGGGACCGTGCCGTCTCGCTCCTGCCCCGCATCGACCAGCTGTGGTACAAGTATATCCACATGGAGGAGCTGCTTGGTGCCGTCGCCAATGCTCGCCAGGTCTTTGAGCGCTGGATGGGATGGCGTCCTGATATTGCTGGCTGGAACTCGTACATCAAGTTTGAGCTGCGATATGGGGAGGTTGAGCGTGCTAGGGCAATCTATGAGCGGTTTGTTGCCGAGCACCCACGGCCCGACACCTTCATCCGATATGCAAAGTTCGAGATGAAACGCGGAGAAGTGGAGCGGGCGCGGCGTGTGTATGAGCGTGCAGCGGACTTGCTTGTGGATGATGAAGATGCAGAGGTGCTGTTTGTAGCATTTGCTGAGTTTGAGGAAAAGTGCCGGGAGGTGGAGCGTGCTCGTGCCATATACAAGTATGCACTTGACAGAGTGCCTAAGGGCAGGGCTGAGGATCTTTACAGGAAGTTCCTAGCATTCGAGAAACAGTTTGGTGACCGTGAGGGGATTGAGGATGCCATTGTGGGAAAGCGGAGATTCCAATATGAAGATGAGGTGAGGAAGAACCCACTCAATTATGACTCATGGTTTGATTACATCAGGCTGGAGGAGAGCGTCGGGAATAAGGACAGGATCAGGGATGTGTATGAGAGGAGTATCGCAAATGTTCCTCCTGCAGAAGAGAAGCGGTACTGGCAGAGGTATATCTACCTTTGGATAAACTATGCTTTGTATGAGGAACTTGATGCACAGGACATGGAAAGGACCCGGGAGGTCTATAGGGAGTGTCTGAAACTCATTCCACACAAGAAATTTACCTTTGCTAAGCTGTGGCTGATGGCCGCACAGTTTGAGATTAGACAGAAGAACATAAAGGCTGCAAGGCAGATTCTCGGTAATGCAATAGGTATGGCACCCAAGGGGAAAATATTTAAGAAGTACATTGAGATCGAGCTTTATCTGGGCAACTTTGACCGCTGTAGAACTCTGTATGAAAAATACATCGAATGGTCTCCAGCAAATTGTTATGCCTGGAGGAAGTATGCAGAACTGGAAAAGAACCTTAGTGAGACTGATCGTGCTCGATCTATATATGAGCTTGCTATTGCTCAGCCAGCCCTTGATACGCCTGAAGTTCTATGGAAG GAGTACTTGCAGTTTGAAATTGACGAAGATGAATTTGATAGAGCAAGAGAACTGTATGAGAGATTGCTTGATAGAACAAAGCATTTGAAGGTATGGATCAGCTTTGCTGAATTCGAGGCCTCAGCTGGCTTGGGAGAAGACGATGGAAGTGAGGAGAATAAGAATGATGCTGGTTATCAGGAACAGCAGACAGAGCGGGTCCGGAGGTGTCGGG CTGTCTTTGAAAGGGCATTCGACTACTTCAGGACCAATGCTGCAGAGCTAAAAGAAGAAAGAGCAATGCTCCTGGAAGAGTGGCTCAAAAAAGAGTTGAGCTTTGGTGATCTTGGTGATGTCACGTTAGTGCAGAAGAAGGCGCCAAGGAAAGTGAAGAGGAAGAGACCACTCCCCACGGACGATGGCTCCAATATTGC GTTCGAGGAGTACATCGATTATATCTTCCCTGATGAAGTCACGCTGGCACCGAACCTCAAGATATTGGAAGCTGCTTACAAGTGGAAGAAGCAGAAGGCAAACGACACACAGGATGACTGA